GTTGGCGAATGCATTTCGATTCCTGCTGATCTGGCGAACACGGCTGGTTGCCGCCATCTGGCGGACGAACTGATCAAACGGGAATCTTCACTGGATGTTCTGGTCAACAATGCTGGCGCATTATGGGGAGCGAAGCTTGAAGAATTCCCGGAAGCCGGTTGGGACAGAGCGATGGACACCAATGTCAAAGGTGTTTTCTTTTTGACGCAATATCTGCTGCCGCTGCTGGAAAAAGCGGCGAAACCAGAAGATCCGGCGCGCGTGATCAACATTGGCTCGATTGACGGTATCAAAGTTCCGAGCATGGATAACTTTTCATATTCGCCTAGCAAAGCTGCGGTGCATCATCTGACGCGGGTGTTGGCGGTGCGATTGGGCAGACGATATATCACGGTCAACGCCATTGCGCCCGGCCCGTTTGAAAGCAAGATGACCGAATGGATGTTGGACAATTTCCGTTCGGCAATCGAGGCCGACTGCCCGCTCAAACGTATTGGTCAGCCGGAAGATATGGCCGGCATTGCGATCTATCTGGCTTCGCGCGCTTCGGCTTACCTGAACGGCGTAGTGATTCCGGTTGATGGCGGCATTTGCATCAATTGAACTCGCAAGACCAACTGGCATTCGTCATTGGCAAGGTCTCGTATAGAATTTGTACCCAAAATCCCCAACTCTTATTCAGGAGGCTCAACATGCGATCGTTTCAAGAGCACATGGAGCTTTACCGCGCTGAACATCGCACGGTTGGATGCAAGGTATCGCATTTGATCGGTGTGCCGATGATTGTCGCTTCGTTCCCGATGCTGTTTTTCAACTGGCGATGGGCAATTGCGTTTTTCGTCATTGGCTGGATTTTTCAACTGGTCGGGCACAAATACTTCGAAAAGAATCGCCCGGTCTTGGTTGCTGATCCGGCAAATCCCTGGACCTATTTTGCCGCGATCGTTTTCGTTGCTCAGGAATGGGCGAGCGTACTGAGCGGGCGCGGTTTAGGCGATTCAGGCGAGTTAAAGCATCGGTCATAAATTGGAGGAAAGTATGGACAGATTGGCTAAAGCCTTTTTGCTGTTGGCGGGTTCCTATAGCTTGCTGGCAGTTTTCCCCGGTCGCAGTTTGGCTCAACAGAGCTTCTCTGGCCCAGGGCGTTATCGCGTAGAAATTGTGGCCACCGGCAAAGCTCTGGATTTGCGCATGGAAGATAAAAAGACTGTTCAGCAATGGGCGGTCGGGAATGCTCGAAATCAGGAATGGGATTTCGTGGATGCGGGCGGCGGCTTTTACTTCATCACTTCGGCTGAAAACAGCAAGGTGTTGGACGTAGATGGCGGCAGAGCACGCAACGGTGCATTTGTTATCACCGCTACGCGTGGAAGTGGCGACAATCAAATGTGGAAGATTTCCGATAACGGTCGAGCCGAATTCACGATCATTTCCAAAGCAGGGAAATCGCTGGAATCACCTGCGGGGAAACAGACTGACGGCGTCAAGCTGCAAATTGGCGAACCGCATGGATTGGAAAATCAGCGCTTTCGACTGGTTCGTTTGGGTGATGTGCCGTCCAAGGTCCGCCCACGTGAAGACTCTCCGGCAACAACACCTGGAACCACGGCCACTTCCGTTTTCACCGGCAAAGGCCGCTATCAAATTCAAAGCGTGGTCAGCGGACATTTTCTGGATTTGCGAAGAGACGACAACTCGACTTTGCAGCAATGGTCCGGCAGCAGAGCGCCAAACCAGCAATGGGATTTTGAAGATGCGGGCAACGGATATTTTTACATTCGCTCGGTCGAATCGGGCCGAATATTGGAAGTTACCGGTTCACGTGATGGATCGGCGGTGATTGCGAAAGGACAGCAAGTCGGACGTGACAATCAAAAGTTTCGTGTTGTTGATGTAGGCAACGGCCAGTCAATGATTGTTGCAAAAAATGGCAAGGTGCTCGATTTGCCAAACGGCGCTCGTGCTGAAGGGCAAAGCCTGCAAGTGTGGGGCGAGCATCGCCGGGATAATCAGAGATTTGTCTTCAAACCGGTTGAAACGACCGTCATTTTGTCTGGCGGGAGAACGCGTGAAGCCCGCGGCTCAGGCATTCCGTCCCGTGGTGATTCGACGACTGAACAACCTTATTCTCCGGGCAAGCTGGTTTGGCGCGGTCGGGTTGACACTGAAATAATGCTGGAAATTCGCGGCAATTCCGTGACTGAAAAGCTTGTCACCGGTAAATCTTTCAATAACGGCCGATTTACTTTTTCATCTCCGATGCCGGCGCGCCAGCTTAGCTTGAGAATCGAAAAGAAGAAGGCTCGGGGTTCGGTTGAGTTGGTCGAAAATCCTTCACAGGCCAACGGTTATATGGCTGTATTGCGCATCCGTGACGCGCAGCGAGATGCAGCGGATTACGAATTTGAATTGATTTGGTAAGTGGCTGACACGTTCCCAAAAAAGCGAAAAGGCCGAGATCACTCGGCCTTTTCGTCATCAGTTTTCGGTTTCCTATGCGCAATTTAACAGCTTGGCGGGAAGACCGGAACTGTGTAAGCCTGGTTGCAGTTCAGCGTCAAGTGATGCAGGTTGTGACCACCGTTGAACGCGCCGGCGCTGGAAGCCGCGTTCGCGTTGAAGTTGATCGCTGCGCCCAGAATGCCGATCGCGCCCGTCTGGTTGAAGAATTTCACCCAACCCGTGCGACCCGCCGGAATGAAGGTTTCAAAACGCGGCGTGGTGCGCGGGAAGTTGTTCGACAAGGTGTTCCGCAACTGGCAGCTTCCGGAAACCGAGAAGCTCAGCACGTTTTCCGCATCGTCATACAACAGACCGAACAAGGTTCCGAGCGTCGCAGCGCCGATGCCCAGGTTGCCGCCAACGCGGTTGATGATGATCAATGTGTCATTGCCATCCGCACGGCTGCCGACATTGTCCAACGCCAACACGGCCGGCGAACAGTTGTAGTCAATGCCGTTGAAATTGATCGCAGCAGTGACTGAATTGGCATTACAGGCCATTTGTTGCTCGGCTAAACCCGGTTGGGGCGGCAGAGCAGTAAATGCTACTGCACCCAAATTGGCTGCGTGGCCGGTGGTGAATTTCACGTATTCATCGCCAATCAGCGAGTTGAATCTAATCGGGCAGCCAAACACGCCATCCACGGCAACAGCCACGATGTAGCCGGTGATGCCAGGGTCAATGTCCGAAGCCAGGAAGGAAGCAGTTTGGTTCGCCGTCAAGCAGATGAAGCTG
This window of the Acidobacteriota bacterium genome carries:
- a CDS encoding SDR family oxidoreductase gives rise to the protein MTPEQVLHVQDLFSIKGKTALVTGGSRGIGLMIARAYLEAGAKVYISSRKVEVCDDVAKRLSAVGECISIPADLANTAGCRHLADELIKRESSLDVLVNNAGALWGAKLEEFPEAGWDRAMDTNVKGVFFLTQYLLPLLEKAAKPEDPARVINIGSIDGIKVPSMDNFSYSPSKAAVHHLTRVLAVRLGRRYITVNAIAPGPFESKMTEWMLDNFRSAIEADCPLKRIGQPEDMAGIAIYLASRASAYLNGVVIPVDGGICIN
- a CDS encoding DUF962 domain-containing protein; protein product: MRSFQEHMELYRAEHRTVGCKVSHLIGVPMIVASFPMLFFNWRWAIAFFVIGWIFQLVGHKYFEKNRPVLVADPANPWTYFAAIVFVAQEWASVLSGRGLGDSGELKHRS
- a CDS encoding RICIN domain-containing protein, with the translated sequence MDRLAKAFLLLAGSYSLLAVFPGRSLAQQSFSGPGRYRVEIVATGKALDLRMEDKKTVQQWAVGNARNQEWDFVDAGGGFYFITSAENSKVLDVDGGRARNGAFVITATRGSGDNQMWKISDNGRAEFTIISKAGKSLESPAGKQTDGVKLQIGEPHGLENQRFRLVRLGDVPSKVRPREDSPATTPGTTATSVFTGKGRYQIQSVVSGHFLDLRRDDNSTLQQWSGSRAPNQQWDFEDAGNGYFYIRSVESGRILEVTGSRDGSAVIAKGQQVGRDNQKFRVVDVGNGQSMIVAKNGKVLDLPNGARAEGQSLQVWGEHRRDNQRFVFKPVETTVILSGGRTREARGSGIPSRGDSTTEQPYSPGKLVWRGRVDTEIMLEIRGNSVTEKLVTGKSFNNGRFTFSSPMPARQLSLRIEKKKARGSVELVENPSQANGYMAVLRIRDAQRDAADYEFELIW